The proteins below come from a single Hemibagrus wyckioides isolate EC202008001 linkage group LG22, SWU_Hwy_1.0, whole genome shotgun sequence genomic window:
- the LOC131343167 gene encoding uncharacterized protein LOC131343167 — MLQFTTLSVFLCVMGLLSETLSSLTLEAEAGDNVTIWCQHDLKRPEKIFWFKHMCDSVPLLLGCKRFLTSAPSENCVFFSESERIVMSVHGSKTSLTITAVNVSDTGLYYCSFTERMIFRNSTYLHVKGQKKTLSENQDRGKGSVSPAVFFMLIVVFGAVIVFLLTVLIFIILKHRKTHRGADTEAQDKEVSDSDSVNYAALQFSKKKTKRDKRHDVKEDPHVVYSSVGQRNV; from the exons ATGCTTCAGTTTAcaactctctctgtgtttctctgtgtcatGG GTTTGCTCTCAGAGACTCTGAGCTCTTTAACTTTGGAGGCAGAAGCTGGAGATAACGTCACTATTTGGTGCCAACATGATCTGAAACGTCCAGAAAAGATCTTCTGGTTTAAACACATGTGTGATTCAGTTCCACTTCTTCTTGGGTGTAAAAGGTTTTTGACATCAGCTCCATCAGAAAATTGTGTGTTCtttagtgagagtgagagaatagtGATGTCTGTTCATGGCAGTAAAACGTCTCTCACAATCACTGCAGTAAACGTCTCTGATACAGGACTCTATTACTGCAGCTTCACTGAGAGAATGATCTTCAGAAACTCCACCTATTTACACGTGAAAG gGCAAAAGAAAACACTTTCTGAAAACCAAGACAGAGGAAAAG GTTCTGTGTCTCCTGCTGTGTTCTTCATGCTGATTGTGGTGTTTGGTGCAGTGATTGTGTTTCTTCTCACTGTCCTGATCTTCAtcatactgaaacacagaaaaacacacagag GTGCTGACACTGAAGCTCAAGATAAAGAG gttTCTGACTCGGACTCTGTGAATTACGCTGCACTTCAGTTCTCTAAGAAGAAAACCAAGAGGGACAAGAGACACGATGTAAAGGAGGATCCACATGTTGTGTATTCTTCAGTGGGACAGAGGAATGTGTGA